GACCATAGATTCCACCAAGGAACTCAAGAACCTGATTCCGGGCAAGGCGCAGAAGTCGCTGGACCGCAAGGACACTCACGGCCTGTACACCTAAACCGCACGCACCATTAGATCCGCCTCAGCCTTTCCTGGGGCGGATTTTCTGTACACATAGAAAGGCGCCTTGCCCTCCATGGCCTTAGCACCACTTCCCCCCTCCACGGTTGAGCTGGAAGGACCCTTTGCGCACGAGTTTGTCCACACTCGGGGCATCCGCCTGCACGTGGCCATAGCGGGCGATAGCGCCGATCCCCTCGTCGTTTTTATTCACGGAGCTTTTGGCGGCTGGTTCGATTTTCAGGAGGTCATCGGGCCCCTCGCCCAGTGCGGGTACCACGTCGCCGCGGTGGATATGCGCGGCTTTGGCATGTCCGATAAGCCGCCCATCGATCCCGGCCAGGATATCCGCACCTTGGTCGGGGATCTGGATGGCCTCATTCAGGCATTGGGCCACGATGATGCCTATATCGTCGGCGCCGATACTGGTGGCGCGGTGGCGTGGTGCCTGGCCGCCGAGCGCCCCAATCGCGTGCGCGGCTTGGTCTCGGTCTCGGCCGCGCACCCCGTGGATATCCGCCGCGCCATCGCCGCGCGCCCCTGGGATTTTGGGTGGATGATCCTGCGTTCCCTGCTCTGCCACCTGCCAAAGGTCACCCGCGCGAATACCTTGCTGCTCAGTCCCCGGGCCTACCGCAAGGAGCTCAGCCTGGATACGGGGCCCGCGCTTGCCGATGCCACCCTAGAGTCCATCCTTGCCCTGCGCCTGCGCGCCTCCCAGATTGGCAAGGTACGCCGCGGCATCCTGTGGAATCATCGGATGCGCACCGCCGTGGTGCCCTTGAACTGGTCCGAATTAAGCGTAAAACGCCCCGTCCTTTTCATCCACGCCCAGCAGCGCTTGTGGAACCCCGTCATCCAGCGGGCCTCCCTGCGCGCCCGCGCTGGTTTTAGCGCCACTTCGATTCCAGGGGCCAAGAACCTGCCCTTCCTCGAGGCCCCTGAACAGTTCGTCGACGAGCTGCGCCGCTGGCTCGACGCGTAGGGCGCGTAGGGCGGCGTGTGGGGCGCGTAGGGCGGATTGCCCTACGCGGATCTCTAGTACGAAAGCTAGTGCGCCACGCACTCGCCCGTTTCTACCGGGCGCTTCAATTGGGTGACATCCCCAATGTGGCCGATGACCTCGTCTGCGGTCAACGCGTATCCGGTCTCAGAATCATCCACTGAGGCACCGAAGATAACGCCCAAGACCTCACCCGCGGTATTGACCAAGGGGCCGCCAGAGTTGCCCTGTTGGATATTGCCGCGCACCGTATAGGAATCGCGCTCTACCCTGCCTTGGGAGTAGATATCTGGCCCGGCGATGGTGATGCGATCGCGCACGCGTGCCATTTCCACATTAAAGGGGCCGGAGTGTGGGAAGCCCATGACCATGGCATCGTCGCCGGTCTGGGCCGGCTGCTGCGCCCACGGCAGGGGTTGGATGCCCAAATCCGGCGCGTGCAAGACGGCGATGTCGACCTCTGGGTTGTAGTAGACCACCGTGGCGTCTTTCAGCCCCAGCTTCGTATCCAACCTCACCGTTTGGGTGCCGGCCACCACGTGGGCATTGGTGACCACATAGTCATTGTCCACCACAAAACCGGAACCCATGAGGCGGCGGGAGCACTCTTCGGCATCGCCAAGCACGTGAATGATGGACGGGCGGATGCTGCGCACCAGCTCCGGATCCTGCACGTCTGGGGCGGGGTCCTCAACGTCCTTGCCGCTGATGGAATTTTCCCACGGCGAGACCAAGGGCGGAAGCCCCGATTCATTGAGCAACGCCGCCACGCCATTGGGAAGGGAAGCCAGGCGCGTCGGGGCGGCCGCGTTGAGGTTGCTCAGGATGCGGGAATCGCGCAGCCCCTGCCCCGCGGATCCGCCCAAATTGGTGGCCACGGGAATGGAAATCATCCAGATGACGATGAGCGCGATGAAGGACTGAAAGACCGCGCCGAATAGCGAATCTATCCGCTGGGTGGTGCGCGCCTTCATGCGATCGCGCATGCTGGTGCCCAAGGAGGAACCAATGATCTGCCCAATACCCACCAGCAAAACTAGGATGCCCACGAGCAGGAGCAGGCGCAGCGAAGGCTCCTCCACTGTGCGCAATACGCTGGGTGCTACGGCGATGCCCACCACGAGGCCCGCGCCCACGCCAATGGCGGAGAGCACCGCGGCGAGCGCGCCATTGCGCCAACCACTTAGCAATGCTGCTAATACGGCAAGCACGATCAGGCCGTCAACAACGAGCGCAGCAGTCATGGCTTTGGTTCTTTCTCGATCGAAATCTCGTGCGTCCTCCGGCACCTTAAGCGCGCGGGCAATTAGGACATCTTCTCATTATTGCGGGACTTTTTGAGGGTGTCACGCAGGTCTATGACCGAATTGTTATCCCACGGTACGCTCCACCCAGAATGCTCCAATAATGCTGACAGAACTCCGGCAGTAAAGCCCCAAATCACGTAGTCATTGGCATAAAACGCCGGGCCTTGCCACTGCTTAAATCCCACCAGCAGGCGGTTGCGGGGGTCAATGAGCTCCCCGAGCGGGACGAAGAACACATCATCGGTCTCCGCCGGGCTAGCGGGATAGACTTCGCCCGGCTGGTTCCAATGGGCCAGGATGGGGCTTACCGGATTCCCCGTGGCGCGAATGTGCAGCTGTTCCCACTGCTCTAAGGGCGTGACCGTGTGGCGCTGCAGATCGGTTTCCTCCCACGCCTCCCGCAGGGCGGTATCTACCAGCGAGGTATCGCCCGGATCCCGCCGGCCGCCAGGAAAGGCAATCTGACCGGAATGCGAGCGCAGGGACGGCGAGCGGTGCGTAAGCAAAATTTCGCCATCCTCCACACTGTTCCCGCTAAGCAGCATCAGCACCGCGGCTTCCCGCTTGGTTGGCACCTCTTCCTCTGAGCCATTGAGCTGCGATGCTTGCCGCTGCCCAATAAGTTCCTGCACCTGACTCGGATCGACGCCCAGCGCGGGTTTTATCCACTCGGGTGCGTACTCGGGCCATAATTCACTCATCCGGCGAGCGCCTCCTCAACCGTTTTTTCGATTTCGGCCGCCGAGGTAAACGGCTGGGCTGCCTGCTTAACCACTTCCCCATCGCGGAGAATCACGGTCACGGGAACCACGCCCGGCAGGCCCAGCGTGCCCGCGAAGCTATTATCCGGATCCTGGAAGCTCGGCAGGTCTACCCCCACGTCATTGAGGAACGCGGCCCCGTTGGCGGCGTTTTTATCCGCGTGCACCCCAACGACCTTCCAGTCAGGGTGGGACTTTGCCACCTCGTCCAGGTGGGGCAATTCCGCGCGGCACGGCTCGCACCACCACGCCCACACATTGGCGATGGTAATGCCTTCATCCGCCTTGTCCCCTTCGCGTGCATCATCGCCGCCCAAGCATTCCAGATCCACTCCGGCGATGGGCCCTGCGGGGCAATCTGGGCGTTCGGCCACGTCCTGGTCMCCCGCCGAGCCCGATTCCGATCCCGCGCCAGGGGCCTGCGCCGAATCGCCCGTGCTGTTGTCATCCCCACGCAGCTGCATGACCCCCACCACCACGAGGGCTGCGATGACAATGGCCGCAATGACGGTGCCGAAGACGTATTTTTTCATACCGCTAGCTTAATGCAGCCGGGCACAGATCCCGCACCACACAATTCCCACACTCCGGGTTCCGGGCATGGCAGATCCGCCGGCCGTGAAAAATGACGCGGTGGGAAAACATCGTCCACTGTTCCTCTGCAATGAGCTTGGCGATGTCCCTTTCTATCTTCACCGGCGTCTTCTCCCCCGTCAGCTCCAGGCGCTGCATCAGGCGGCTAAAGTGTGTATCCACGGTAAGGCCCGGTACCCCGAAGGCATCGCCCAGCACCACCAGCGCCGTCTTGCGGCCCACCCCAGGCAGGGAGGTCAGTTCCTTTACGGTCTGTGGCACCTCGCCATCGAACTCAGAAACTAGGCGCTCGCCGATACCCATGAGATGCCCCGCCTTCGCCCGCTGAAACCCCAGCGGCCGCAGGATCGCCTCCAGATCCTCCCGGCTGGCTGCCGCAAAATCGGCCGCGGTGGGATAGGCGCGAAACAGCTCAGGGGTTACCGAGTTCACGCGCGCATCCGTGCACTGCGCGGAAAGCACCGTGGCCACCAAAAGCTGGAGGGGAGAATCGAAATCGAGCTCGCACCGCGCATCGGGGTGTTCGCTTGCCAATCGCTCGTTAATGATGGGCGCTCTCTTACTCGGGGCCGCGGTGGCCGACAGTGATGAACTCATGCCGCCAAGCTTAGTAGGATAGGAATACATGATTTCACTTGTTATTTTTGTACCGCTTGGCATCGCCCTTTTCGCCCTCCTCATGGAAAAATTGGAAGCAGTTGTCTTCGCCGATTAGCCGGAAACCCGCTGGCTGTAACGCTAGGGGCGTAAGTGAACCCATTTCTGTCGTGTGACCATTATGGGGACAGTGCCCAAAAGTGACTAACTGCACTGTAAAATGGGGTACGCTAAAAATTGACCCCGCTTGTTCCGCATTAGCGTGCCTCCCTGGAGCCCGCAAAAGGATGTGGCCCAAGCACTTTAGTGACTTTTCGCAGTCGACATCCAAGGAGTAAAACGTGGAAGGCGTACAGGACACCCTCTCCCGCGCCGGAATCTTCCAAGGCGTTGATCCCGTAGCAGTGCAGAATCTTCTCGAGCAGATGGAGACAGTGCGCTTCCCGCGCGGTACCACCATCTTCGATGAAGGCGAGCCCGGTGACCGTTTGTATATCATCACCTCCGGCAAGATTAAGCTGGCCCGCCACGCCCCGGATGGACGCGAAAACCTCCTGACCGTGATGGGCCCCTCCGATATGTTCGGTGAGCTCTCCATCTTCGATCCGGGCCCTCGCACCTCGTCTGCCGTCTGCGTGACCGAGGTCCAAGCCGCCACCATGAACTCCGAGCTGCTGGATAAGTGGGTCAGCGATCACCCCGCCATCGCCCAGCAGCTGCTGCGCGTGCTGGCCCGCCGCCTGCGCCGCACCAACGCCAACCTGGCGGACCTCATCTTCACCGACGTGCCTGGCCGCGTTGCCAAGACCCTGCTGCAGCTGGCTAACCGCTTCGGTGTCCAGGAAGGCAGCGCGCTGCGCGTCAACCACGATCTCACCCAGGAAGAGATTGCCCAGTTGGTGGGCGCTTCCCGCGAGACCGTCAACAAGGCCCTAGCCACCTTCGCCCACCGCGGCTGGATTCGCCTCGAGGGCAAGTCCGTGCTCATCGTCGATACCGAGCACCTCGCCCGCCGCGCGCGCTAAAGCCAAACAATTCCCTCCGTCCCCCGTGCATAAGCACTAGGGGTGGAGGGAATAAACGTTTTAAGCCGGCTGCCTGCCGCGCAGCGCGTTAGTTATCCGTACCGTCGAGGTACTTCAACGCGGTGCGCGTGGACTGCTCTGCGGCATGGCGCAGCACCGGATCCACATCGTCATACATTTCATTGACCAAGGTGGTCAGATCCACGTCATCGCCCAGCCGGGAGCGAATTTCCCGGATCTGGTCTAGGCGGTAGTGGCGGCGGTCAATGTACTTGCGCGCCACCTGCGAGGTATCTTCCAAATCCGGCCCGTGGCCTGGGAAGAGCGGAACATCCTTGCCGCGAGATTCCAGCACATCCAGGGTATGCAGGTAATCGGCCAAATCACCGTCCGTTTCTGAAAGCAAAACGGTGTGGCGCCCCGCGATGGTATCGCCGGTGATAATGCCTTCTAGCCGGGAATTTTCTACCTCACCGCTCCACACGAAGAAGGACGTGGAGTCCGCGGTGTGGCCCGGCGTGTGCAGGACCTCCAATTGCGGGGTGATGCCTTCCAAAGTCAGAATTTCACCATTCTGCAATGCCTCCGCGCCATTGCAATAGCTGGGATCGAAGGCGCGGATGGGCGCGCCGGTCATCTGCCGAAGCCGTTGCGCGCCCGAAGCGTGGTCATCGTGGCGGTGGGTAAGCAGAATTAAAGCCACCTCACCGGCATGGCGATGCACAACGTTGAGATGGCCTTCATCTTCCGGCCCCGGGTCTACGACGATCGACCGAGAGTCTTCAGCGGCACTGATAATCCAGGTATTCGTGCCCTCGAGGGCGGTATAGCTGGGATTATCACAAAGAACTACGCCAACGGATTGGCTTACGGGACGCAATTGACTGTATGCGGGGTGCTCCATGCCTACCAGCCTAACCGATCACTCAGCGATCTCTACGATCAATTCGATCTCCACCGGGGCATTCTTTGGCAAGGCAGCTACGCCGACTGCAGAACGCGCGTGCGTGCCAGCCTCGCCGAATACCTCCCCGATGAAATCCGATGCCCCGTTAACCACCGCGGGCTGGTCCTCGTAGCCAGGGTCCGAGGCCACAAAGCCAACGATCTTGATCACGCGGGAGATATTATCCAGTCCGATCTCCGCATCAACGGCCGCCAAGGCGTTGAGCACGGCGGTGCGGGCCTGGTCCTGGGCCTGCTCCGTGGTGACTTCAGCACCAACCTTGCCGGTCACCGGCAGGGAGCCTTCCACTAAGGGAAGCTGGCCAGAGGTCCATACCTGGTTGCCCACGCGCAGTGCGGGCACATAGGAAGCCAGCGGCTTAGCGACGCCCGGCAGCTCCACCCCTAGCTCTTTCAAGCGAGCGGAAAAGCTCATTTACTCTGCCACCTCGCGCTTGAAGTAGGCCACCACGTTCTCCGGGTTTGGGCCAGGGGTGATGGAGACCAATTCCCATCCGTCTTCGCCCCAAGAGTCAAGAATCTGCTTGGTGGCGTGGGTCAGTACTGGTGCGGTTGCGTATTCCCATTTAGTCATGGGGTTCATTCTAGCGATTTAATACGACTTATGCCGCCCCTATTTCGCAGCGCTGTCGCCGCTGCAAGGACAGTCACACCCCTGACCGCCTTAAATGCCGACGAGTTCGCCACCCTTAGCCAGGTAATTGGCCCAGTCCGTGATGTGGGGGTTCTTGCGCAGGAGCGCGCGGCGCTGGCGCTCGGTCAACCCGCCCCACACACCAAATTCCACGCGGTTATCAAGGGCGTCTGCACGGCATTCCGTTAATACGGGGCAGTGGCGGCAAATGACGGCGGCTTTGCGCTGTTCAGCGCCGCGCACGAATAATGCGTCTGGGTCCTCATTGCGGCACTTTGCTTGAGTGACCCACTCACCACGCTCGGGATTTCGGGCTGTATTGGACATCCCCGCAGTCTTCACTCGAACGGTCATGGGTGAGTGTTCTCCTTCCCAGACGGAATACTATGTACCGAGGCCTGAGTCTATTCACTAGAACGCGAGATTGTCTACGAGGTCACACTTTAGGGGGTGCAGGTCACCTTCC
This is a stretch of genomic DNA from Corynebacterium accolens. It encodes these proteins:
- a CDS encoding RidA family protein translates to MSFSARLKELGVELPGVAKPLASYVPALRVGNQVWTSGQLPLVEGSLPVTGKVGAEVTTEQAQDQARTAVLNALAAVDAEIGLDNISRVIKIVGFVASDPGYEDQPAVVNGASDFIGEVFGEAGTHARSAVGVAALPKNAPVEIELIVEIAE
- the nth gene encoding endonuclease III, coding for MSSSLSATAAPSKRAPIINERLASEHPDARCELDFDSPLQLLVATVLSAQCTDARVNSVTPELFRAYPTAADFAAASREDLEAILRPLGFQRAKAGHLMGIGERLVSEFDGEVPQTVKELTSLPGVGRKTALVVLGDAFGVPGLTVDTHFSRLMQRLELTGEKTPVKIERDIAKLIAEEQWTMFSHRVIFHGRRICHARNPECGNCVVRDLCPAALS
- a CDS encoding NUDIX hydrolase: MSELWPEYAPEWIKPALGVDPSQVQELIGQRQASQLNGSEEEVPTKREAAVLMLLSGNSVEDGEILLTHRSPSLRSHSGQIAFPGGRRDPGDTSLVDTALREAWEETDLQRHTVTPLEQWEQLHIRATGNPVSPILAHWNQPGEVYPASPAETDDVFFVPLGELIDPRNRLLVGFKQWQGPAFYANDYVIWGFTAGVLSALLEHSGWSVPWDNNSVIDLRDTLKKSRNNEKMS
- a CDS encoding MarP family serine protease — protein: MTAALVVDGLIVLAVLAALLSGWRNGALAAVLSAIGVGAGLVVGIAVAPSVLRTVEEPSLRLLLLVGILVLLVGIGQIIGSSLGTSMRDRMKARTTQRIDSLFGAVFQSFIALIVIWMISIPVATNLGGSAGQGLRDSRILSNLNAAAPTRLASLPNGVAALLNESGLPPLVSPWENSISGKDVEDPAPDVQDPELVRSIRPSIIHVLGDAEECSRRLMGSGFVVDNDYVVTNAHVVAGTQTVRLDTKLGLKDATVVYYNPEVDIAVLHAPDLGIQPLPWAQQPAQTGDDAMVMGFPHSGPFNVEMARVRDRITIAGPDIYSQGRVERDSYTVRGNIQQGNSGGPLVNTAGEVLGVIFGASVDDSETGYALTADEVIGHIGDVTQLKRPVETGECVAH
- a CDS encoding MBL fold metallo-hydrolase, with translation MEHPAYSQLRPVSQSVGVVLCDNPSYTALEGTNTWIISAAEDSRSIVVDPGPEDEGHLNVVHRHAGEVALILLTHRHDDHASGAQRLRQMTGAPIRAFDPSYCNGAEALQNGEILTLEGITPQLEVLHTPGHTADSTSFFVWSGEVENSRLEGIITGDTIAGRHTVLLSETDGDLADYLHTLDVLESRGKDVPLFPGHGPDLEDTSQVARKYIDRRHYRLDQIREIRSRLGDDVDLTTLVNEMYDDVDPVLRHAAEQSTRTALKYLDGTDN
- a CDS encoding alpha/beta fold hydrolase is translated as MALAPLPPSTVELEGPFAHEFVHTRGIRLHVAIAGDSADPLVVFIHGAFGGWFDFQEVIGPLAQCGYHVAAVDMRGFGMSDKPPIDPGQDIRTLVGDLDGLIQALGHDDAYIVGADTGGAVAWCLAAERPNRVRGLVSVSAAHPVDIRRAIAARPWDFGWMILRSLLCHLPKVTRANTLLLSPRAYRKELSLDTGPALADATLESILALRLRASQIGKVRRGILWNHRMRTAVVPLNWSELSVKRPVLFIHAQQRLWNPVIQRASLRARAGFSATSIPGAKNLPFLEAPEQFVDELRRWLDA
- a CDS encoding TlpA family protein disulfide reductase, which produces MKKYVFGTVIAAIVIAALVVVGVMQLRGDDNSTGDSAQAPGAGSESGSAGDQDVAERPDCPAGPIAGVDLECLGGDDAREGDKADEGITIANVWAWWCEPCRAELPHLDEVAKSHPDWKVVGVHADKNAANGAAFLNDVGVDLPSFQDPDNSFAGTLGLPGVVPVTVILRDGEVVKQAAQPFTSAAEIEKTVEEALAG
- the glxR gene encoding CRP-like cAMP-activated global transcriptional regulator GlxR; the protein is MEGVQDTLSRAGIFQGVDPVAVQNLLEQMETVRFPRGTTIFDEGEPGDRLYIITSGKIKLARHAPDGRENLLTVMGPSDMFGELSIFDPGPRTSSAVCVTEVQAATMNSELLDKWVSDHPAIAQQLLRVLARRLRRTNANLADLIFTDVPGRVAKTLLQLANRFGVQEGSALRVNHDLTQEEIAQLVGASRETVNKALATFAHRGWIRLEGKSVLIVDTEHLARRAR
- a CDS encoding WhiB family transcriptional regulator, which gives rise to MTVRVKTAGMSNTARNPERGEWVTQAKCRNEDPDALFVRGAEQRKAAVICRHCPVLTECRADALDNRVEFGVWGGLTERQRRALLRKNPHITDWANYLAKGGELVGI
- a CDS encoding DUF4177 domain-containing protein, with the protein product MTKWEYATAPVLTHATKQILDSWGEDGWELVSITPGPNPENVVAYFKREVAE